In Cyanobium sp. ATX 6F1, the following proteins share a genomic window:
- the rpsG gene encoding 30S ribosomal protein S7 has protein sequence MSRRNAAEKRPVLPDPQFNSRLASMIVARLMKHGKKSTAQRILSDAFGMINDRTGSDPLELFETAVRNTTPLVEVRARRVGGATYQVPMEVRQERGTAMALRWLVNFSRARNGRSMAQKLAGELMDAANESGNAVRKREETHKMAEANKAFAHYRY, from the coding sequence ATGTCCCGCCGCAATGCCGCCGAAAAGCGCCCGGTTCTTCCGGATCCGCAGTTCAACAGCCGCCTGGCCTCGATGATCGTGGCCCGGCTGATGAAGCACGGCAAAAAGTCCACGGCCCAGCGGATCCTTTCCGACGCCTTCGGCATGATCAACGACCGCACCGGTTCCGACCCGCTTGAGCTGTTCGAAACCGCGGTGCGCAACACCACCCCTCTGGTGGAAGTGCGCGCCCGCCGGGTGGGTGGTGCCACCTATCAGGTGCCGATGGAAGTCCGCCAGGAGCGGGGCACGGCCATGGCCCTGCGCTGGCTGGTGAACTTCTCCCGCGCCCGCAACGGTCGCTCGATGGCCCAGAAACTGGCTGGCGAGCTGATGGATGCGGCCAACGAGTCCGGCAACGCCGTCCGCAAGCGCGAAGAAACCCACAAGATGGCAGAAGCCAACAAGGCTTTCGCCCACTACCGCTACTGA
- a CDS encoding AIR synthase, producing the protein MPKGQSLRLSAAAAAELGRQAAVAGTPGVMHLDLVDGSCERWVVRIRPGHLAGVPVARADGITLHAPADQLTRLSGLNLDYRGDLSGGGFLIRPGDGVRCCVCGASFSRSGEGGTATK; encoded by the coding sequence ATGCCCAAGGGTCAGAGTCTGCGCCTGAGCGCGGCCGCCGCCGCGGAGCTTGGACGTCAGGCCGCCGTGGCCGGCACCCCGGGGGTGATGCACCTTGATCTGGTGGATGGCAGCTGCGAGCGCTGGGTGGTGCGCATTCGCCCCGGCCATCTGGCAGGGGTGCCCGTGGCCCGGGCTGACGGCATCACGCTCCATGCCCCCGCTGATCAACTGACGCGCCTGAGCGGCCTGAACCTCGACTACCGCGGGGATCTCAGCGGCGGCGGCTTTCTGATCCGTCCGGGCGACGGGGTGCGTTGCTGCGTCTGTGGTGCCTCCTTCAGCCGATCAGGGGAGGGTGGGACGGCGACAAAGTAA
- a CDS encoding phosphodiester glycosidase family protein: MAAFFPLPLLSLALPPAPPPPPPLERSGERLPSPGRGFRGAQEGLGIELNGQRLQARWRWLDGEGPEPAELWIPLEVLQGQMGFSSRSLPDGELELDWFGQSLRVPAAAQRSLQDEVAIEVSRPLLAAGARPERLGPLLRLRLPPPQLLRVRSRDVNGGRRVVLDLSGPTWLRQGDGQLALDLASTAGLQQQLQRLGLGIRQGPASLSLALGRSAGGTRISTLGGPNRVVIDLPVVAVGSQGDPSGGSGSSTATETATEANPRDPRLLALQGSGVQLSRELRSVGQRRLLISSVRLDPRRTPLDLRPLTRPDGMQGLSSLPMLAQQDQAVVAINGGYFNRVNRLPLGAVRDGGRWLSGPILNRGVMAWQDADLPRFGRLSLDESLTDRDGQRWPISSVNSGYVQRGISRYTADWGRFYRSLSGAETGLILNNGVVQQRFEAQQLGEGIPLGGDDILLIGRAGALLPWGVGERLRLSSRATDPTGLQPFVIGGGPLLLLEGRFVLNGTAEGFSPTFLQQGAPRTVVGSDGRQLWLITLQGVGHEGPTLGETALALLQMGLKDALNLDGGSSTGLVIAGTHTVKGRGVASSIHNGLGLIPRRTAQLNGSPGRLALQTP; encoded by the coding sequence ATGGCAGCCTTTTTTCCGCTGCCGCTGTTGAGCCTGGCCCTGCCGCCGGCCCCACCGCCACCGCCGCCCCTCGAGCGCAGCGGCGAAAGGCTCCCCTCCCCAGGCAGAGGATTCCGCGGCGCCCAGGAAGGACTGGGAATCGAGCTGAACGGCCAGCGGCTGCAAGCCCGCTGGCGCTGGCTCGACGGCGAGGGACCCGAGCCCGCCGAGCTCTGGATCCCCCTGGAAGTGCTCCAGGGTCAGATGGGTTTCTCAAGCCGCAGCCTCCCCGATGGCGAGCTGGAGCTGGACTGGTTCGGCCAGAGCCTGCGGGTGCCGGCGGCCGCCCAGCGCAGCCTCCAAGACGAGGTGGCGATTGAGGTGTCGCGTCCCCTGCTGGCGGCCGGAGCGAGGCCCGAGCGGCTGGGCCCCCTGCTGCGCCTGCGCCTGCCGCCACCGCAACTGCTGCGGGTGCGCTCCCGCGATGTCAACGGTGGCCGAAGGGTGGTGCTGGATCTGAGCGGGCCCACCTGGTTGCGCCAGGGGGATGGACAGCTGGCCCTCGATCTGGCCAGCACGGCCGGCCTCCAGCAGCAACTTCAGCGCCTCGGCCTGGGGATCCGTCAGGGACCAGCCAGCCTCAGCCTGGCCCTCGGCCGTTCCGCAGGGGGCACCCGAATCTCCACCCTGGGGGGTCCGAACCGGGTGGTGATCGACCTGCCGGTCGTCGCCGTGGGCAGCCAAGGGGACCCCAGTGGTGGCAGCGGCAGCTCGACGGCCACGGAGACGGCCACGGAAGCGAACCCTCGCGATCCGCGCCTGCTGGCCCTGCAGGGCTCAGGGGTCCAGCTCAGCCGTGAGCTGCGCAGCGTGGGCCAGCGGCGCCTGCTGATCAGCAGCGTGCGACTGGATCCGCGCCGGACCCCCTTGGATCTCCGGCCGCTCACCCGTCCCGATGGCATGCAGGGCCTCTCCAGCCTGCCTATGCTGGCCCAGCAGGACCAGGCGGTGGTCGCCATCAATGGGGGCTACTTCAACCGGGTCAACCGGCTACCCCTGGGCGCCGTCCGCGATGGGGGCCGCTGGCTGTCCGGCCCGATCCTCAACCGGGGGGTGATGGCCTGGCAGGACGCGGACCTGCCCCGCTTCGGCCGCCTGAGCCTCGATGAAAGCCTCACTGACAGAGATGGCCAGCGCTGGCCGATCAGCAGTGTCAACAGCGGCTACGTCCAACGGGGGATCAGCCGCTACACCGCTGACTGGGGGCGGTTCTACCGGTCCCTGAGCGGAGCCGAAACGGGTCTGATTCTCAACAACGGGGTTGTTCAGCAGCGCTTCGAAGCCCAGCAGCTCGGCGAGGGCATCCCCCTGGGTGGCGATGACATCCTTTTGATCGGCAGGGCGGGCGCGCTGCTGCCCTGGGGCGTGGGCGAGCGCCTGCGGCTCAGCAGCCGAGCGACGGATCCCACCGGCCTGCAGCCCTTCGTGATCGGTGGTGGGCCGCTGCTGCTGCTGGAGGGCCGCTTCGTGCTCAATGGCACGGCCGAGGGTTTCAGCCCCACCTTCCTCCAGCAGGGGGCCCCGCGCACCGTGGTGGGCAGCGATGGGCGCCAGCTCTGGCTGATCACCCTGCAGGGAGTCGGCCACGAAGGACCGACGCTGGGCGAAACCGCCCTCGCCCTGCTGCAGATGGGCCTCAAGGACGCCTTGAACCTGGACGGTGGCAGTTCCACCGGCTTGGTGATCGCCGGGACCCACACCGTCAAAGGCCGTGGGGTGGCCTCCTCGATCCACAACGGCCTGGGCCTGATCCCCCGACGCACCGCCCAACTCAACGGGTCCCCAGGGCGCCTGGCGCTTCAGACGCCCTAG
- the tuf gene encoding elongation factor Tu — protein MAREKFERNKPHVNIGTIGHVDHGKTTLTAAITNVLAKKGMAKAQAYDQIDGAPEERERGITINTAHVEYETVKRHYAHVDCPGHADYVKNMITGAAQMDGAILVVAATDGPMAQTKEHVLLAKQVGVPALVVALNKCDMVDDEEILELVELEVRELLTSYDFPGDDIPVIRVSGLKALEGDAEWEAKIDELMNAVDESIPEPEREIDKPFLMAIEDVFSITGRGTVATGRIERGVVKVGETVQIVGIKDTRETTVTGVEMFRKLLDQGMAGDNVGLLLRGVQKEDIERGMVLVKPNSIKPHTKFEGQVYVLKKEEGGRHTPFFAGYRPQFYIRTTDVTGQITAFTADDGTNVEMVMPGDNIKMTGELICPVAIEQGMRFAIREGGRTIGAGVVSKILE, from the coding sequence ATGGCTCGCGAGAAGTTCGAAAGGAACAAACCACACGTCAACATCGGCACCATCGGCCACGTTGACCATGGCAAAACCACCCTGACGGCCGCCATCACCAACGTGCTGGCCAAGAAAGGTATGGCGAAAGCCCAGGCCTACGATCAAATCGACGGAGCTCCAGAGGAGCGTGAGCGCGGTATCACCATTAACACCGCCCACGTCGAATACGAAACCGTCAAGCGTCATTACGCCCACGTGGACTGTCCCGGTCACGCGGACTACGTGAAAAACATGATTACCGGTGCCGCCCAGATGGACGGCGCCATCCTCGTGGTCGCCGCCACCGACGGGCCCATGGCCCAGACCAAGGAGCACGTACTCCTTGCCAAGCAGGTGGGCGTGCCTGCTCTGGTGGTCGCTCTCAACAAGTGCGACATGGTCGACGACGAGGAGATCCTTGAGCTCGTTGAGCTGGAAGTGCGTGAGCTGCTGACCAGCTACGACTTCCCCGGCGACGACATCCCCGTCATCAGGGTCTCCGGCCTGAAGGCGCTTGAAGGCGACGCCGAGTGGGAGGCGAAAATCGACGAGCTGATGAACGCTGTCGATGAGTCGATCCCTGAGCCCGAGCGCGAAATCGACAAGCCCTTCCTCATGGCTATCGAAGACGTGTTCTCGATTACTGGTCGCGGCACTGTCGCCACCGGGCGTATCGAACGTGGAGTGGTGAAAGTGGGCGAAACCGTCCAGATTGTGGGTATCAAGGACACCCGCGAAACCACCGTCACTGGCGTGGAAATGTTCCGCAAACTGCTTGATCAAGGCATGGCGGGCGACAACGTCGGCTTGCTGCTGCGCGGAGTGCAGAAGGAAGACATCGAGCGCGGCATGGTGCTGGTGAAGCCCAACTCCATCAAGCCCCACACCAAGTTCGAAGGGCAGGTCTACGTGCTCAAGAAGGAAGAAGGCGGCCGCCACACCCCCTTCTTCGCTGGCTACCGGCCGCAGTTCTACATCCGCACCACGGATGTGACCGGCCAGATCACCGCCTTCACCGCCGATGACGGCACCAACGTGGAGATGGTCATGCCCGGCGATAACATCAAGATGACCGGCGAGCTGATCTGCCCCGTGGCCATTGAGCAGGGCATGCGCTTCGCCATCCGCGAGGGTGGCCGCACCATCGGTGCCGGCGTGGTCTCCAAGATCCTCGAGTGA
- the gltB gene encoding glutamate synthase large subunit has translation MPLPSRPAWPHCDSPAPAAVAGEKDACGVGFLARLSGEASHWILSQALRGLGCMEHRGGCGADGDSGDGAGILCGIPWSFLEEVWPEVAAVPPGRRGLGMVFLPADPELREQARRFCDGEAQRLGLRPVGWRPVPVDPAVLGPLARTTAPVIEQWLVEGSEGGDALEALLFRCRRRIGDRAREAWGPGPVDLYFASISGRTVVYKGMVRSEVLAAFYGDLRDPRFEVSFAVYHRRFSTNTLPRWPLAQPMRLLGHNGEINTLLGNLNWAKAAESHLDEVWGEAAPDLKPVVNDAFSDSANLDATLELMVRGGRPITDSLMTLVPEAFRLQPELENRQAIQAFYEYSACVQEPWDGPALLVFSDGRSVGATLDRNGLRPARYCVTNDGLVVMGSETGVVELEESSIIEKGRLGPGQMLAVDLEQGRLLYNWDVKAEAAERHPYGTWLAERRRSLAPQPWEDERHLRDLELLQLQTAVGFSAEDLDLIIEDMAGAGKEPTYCMGDDIPLAVLSSKPHLLYDYLKQRFAQVTNPPIDPLREKLVMTLEMNLGRRGSALRPQADGAQVLHLSTPVLNEAELAALPQQGLATATLSTLMPVLAGPKGLEQAVGELCHAAVEAVRSGSQILILSDRAGGGITAGTTYIPSLLAVGAVHHHLLDLGLRLQCSLVVDTAQCWSTHHLACLIGFGASAVCPWLTLETTRHWLVHPKTQALMERGKLPPLDASSAQANVRKALEDGLRKILSKIGISLLASYHGAQIFEAIGLGADLIKLAFTGTTSRVAGLSLPDLASETLAFHAKAFPELNRTKLEFMGFVQYRTGGEFHLNSPEMAKALHAAVAAGPGYDHFSTYKTLLEHRPVTALRDLLQLRPAPTPLPLDQVESVESICARFCTGGMSLGALSREAHEVLAVAMNRIGGKSNSGEGGEDPARYHPLNDVDASGHSPTLPTLKGLRNGDSACSAIKQIASGRFGVTPEYLRSGRQLEIKVAQGAKPGEGGQLPGPKVDAYIGWLRNSKPGVALISPPPHHDIYSIEDLAQLIHDLHQVHPAAKVSVKLVSEIGIGTIAAGVAKANADVIQISGHDGGTGASPLSSIKHAGSPWELGLTEVHRSLLQNGLRDRVLLRADGGLKTGWDVILAALLGAEEFGFGSVAMIAEGCIMARVCHTNNCPVGVATQKEALRKRFTGLPEHVVSFFLFVAEEVRQLLSVLGVARLEDLIGRTELLEPRSIALTKTRSLDLSCLLDPIAGADDRSWLRHAPVAHGNGPILEDDLLADIDVIEAIESHGRVSRSLAIVNTDRSVGARLAGEIAARHGNTGFHGAVNLRFKGASGQSFGAFLLQGMELRLEGEANDYVGKGINGGRIVVVPPPAVSEAGRQVILGNTCLYGATGGELFALGRAGERFAVRNSGARTVVEGTGDHCCEYMTGGVVVVLGSTGRNVAAGMTGGVAFLLDEQGALSSRLNGETVTLHSLETPEQERLLKPLLEAHLEHTGSLRAAEILANWPQWRGRFKVLVPPSEILTVGLGQREPVVA, from the coding sequence ATGCCACTTCCCTCCCGTCCCGCTTGGCCCCATTGCGACAGCCCTGCTCCGGCGGCGGTCGCTGGCGAAAAGGACGCCTGCGGGGTGGGGTTTTTGGCCCGCTTGAGCGGAGAGGCCAGCCACTGGATCCTGAGCCAGGCCCTGCGGGGCCTCGGCTGCATGGAGCATCGGGGCGGTTGCGGAGCTGACGGGGATTCCGGTGATGGGGCTGGCATCCTCTGCGGAATTCCCTGGTCCTTCCTGGAGGAGGTTTGGCCTGAGGTCGCCGCCGTTCCCCCAGGCCGCAGGGGCCTGGGCATGGTGTTTCTGCCCGCCGACCCGGAGCTGCGGGAGCAGGCCCGCCGTTTCTGCGACGGCGAGGCCCAGCGACTGGGGCTGCGCCCGGTGGGCTGGCGACCTGTTCCCGTCGATCCCGCCGTGCTGGGGCCGTTGGCCCGGACGACGGCACCGGTGATTGAGCAGTGGCTTGTGGAGGGGAGTGAGGGCGGCGATGCGCTCGAAGCCCTGTTGTTTCGCTGCCGCAGGCGCATCGGCGACCGGGCTCGGGAGGCCTGGGGGCCTGGTCCGGTCGACCTCTACTTCGCCTCGATCAGCGGCCGCACCGTCGTCTACAAGGGGATGGTGCGCTCGGAGGTGCTGGCCGCCTTCTACGGCGATCTCCGCGACCCCCGCTTCGAAGTCAGCTTCGCCGTCTACCACCGGCGCTTCAGCACCAACACCTTGCCCCGTTGGCCCCTGGCCCAACCGATGCGGCTGCTTGGCCACAACGGCGAGATCAACACCCTGCTGGGCAACCTGAACTGGGCCAAGGCGGCCGAATCCCACCTCGATGAGGTCTGGGGTGAGGCGGCTCCCGATCTCAAGCCCGTGGTCAACGACGCGTTCAGCGATTCGGCCAACCTCGACGCCACCCTGGAGCTGATGGTGCGCGGCGGCCGTCCGATCACCGACAGCCTGATGACCCTGGTGCCGGAGGCTTTCCGGCTTCAGCCCGAGCTGGAGAACCGCCAGGCCATCCAGGCGTTCTACGAGTACTCGGCCTGTGTTCAGGAGCCCTGGGACGGTCCGGCCCTGCTGGTGTTCAGCGATGGCCGCAGCGTTGGGGCCACCCTCGATCGCAACGGCCTTCGTCCGGCCCGGTACTGCGTCACCAACGACGGACTGGTGGTGATGGGCTCAGAAACCGGCGTGGTGGAGCTCGAGGAGAGTTCGATCATCGAAAAGGGACGCCTCGGTCCGGGCCAGATGCTGGCCGTCGATCTGGAGCAGGGTCGTCTTCTTTACAACTGGGATGTGAAGGCCGAAGCGGCCGAGCGCCATCCCTACGGCACCTGGCTGGCGGAACGCCGCCGCAGCCTGGCACCCCAGCCCTGGGAGGACGAGCGCCACCTGCGTGATCTGGAGCTGCTCCAGCTGCAGACCGCCGTTGGATTCAGCGCCGAGGACCTCGATCTGATCATCGAGGACATGGCCGGAGCGGGCAAGGAGCCCACCTACTGCATGGGCGATGACATCCCCCTGGCGGTGCTCTCCTCCAAGCCCCACCTGCTCTACGACTACCTCAAGCAACGGTTCGCCCAAGTCACCAACCCGCCGATCGACCCCCTGCGGGAAAAGCTGGTGATGACGCTGGAGATGAACCTCGGGCGCCGTGGTTCCGCCCTGCGGCCCCAGGCTGATGGTGCCCAGGTCCTGCACCTGAGCACGCCTGTGCTCAACGAGGCCGAATTGGCGGCCCTCCCCCAGCAGGGCCTGGCCACGGCCACCCTTTCGACTTTGATGCCCGTGCTGGCTGGTCCCAAGGGACTGGAGCAGGCGGTGGGCGAGCTCTGCCACGCCGCGGTGGAGGCGGTGCGCAGCGGCTCCCAGATCCTGATCCTCTCGGACCGTGCCGGGGGGGGCATCACGGCCGGCACCACCTACATCCCTTCCCTGCTGGCGGTGGGGGCCGTGCATCACCATCTGCTCGATCTGGGACTGCGGCTGCAGTGCTCCCTGGTGGTGGACACAGCCCAGTGCTGGAGCACCCACCACCTGGCCTGTCTGATCGGTTTCGGGGCCAGCGCCGTCTGCCCCTGGCTCACCCTGGAAACCACCCGTCACTGGTTGGTCCACCCCAAGACCCAGGCGCTGATGGAGCGGGGCAAGCTGCCTCCCCTCGATGCGTCCAGCGCCCAGGCCAACGTGCGCAAGGCCCTGGAAGACGGCCTGCGCAAGATCCTCTCCAAGATCGGCATCTCCCTGCTCGCCAGTTACCACGGGGCCCAGATCTTCGAGGCCATCGGCCTGGGGGCCGACCTGATCAAGCTGGCGTTCACGGGCACCACCAGCCGGGTGGCCGGCTTGAGCCTGCCGGATCTCGCCAGTGAAACCCTCGCCTTCCACGCCAAGGCCTTCCCGGAACTGAACCGCACCAAGCTCGAGTTCATGGGTTTCGTGCAGTACCGCACCGGCGGTGAGTTCCACCTCAACAGCCCGGAGATGGCCAAGGCCCTGCATGCGGCCGTGGCCGCTGGCCCCGGCTACGACCACTTCTCCACCTACAAGACCCTCCTGGAGCATCGGCCGGTGACGGCCCTCCGCGATCTGCTGCAACTGCGGCCTGCGCCCACGCCACTGCCCCTTGATCAGGTGGAGAGTGTTGAGAGCATCTGCGCGCGCTTCTGCACCGGCGGCATGAGCCTCGGGGCTCTCTCCAGGGAGGCCCATGAGGTGCTGGCCGTTGCTATGAACCGCATCGGCGGTAAGAGCAACAGTGGTGAAGGCGGTGAGGATCCAGCCCGCTACCACCCCCTCAACGATGTGGACGCCAGCGGCCACTCCCCCACCCTCCCCACCCTCAAGGGGCTGCGCAACGGAGACTCCGCCTGCTCGGCGATCAAGCAGATCGCCTCCGGTCGCTTCGGCGTCACCCCCGAATACCTGCGCAGCGGCCGCCAGCTGGAGATCAAGGTGGCCCAGGGGGCCAAGCCCGGGGAGGGCGGCCAGCTGCCCGGGCCGAAGGTGGATGCCTACATCGGCTGGCTGCGCAACAGCAAGCCCGGGGTGGCGCTGATCTCACCGCCGCCCCACCACGACATCTATTCGATCGAAGACCTGGCCCAGCTGATCCACGACCTGCACCAGGTCCATCCGGCCGCCAAGGTGTCGGTGAAGCTGGTGTCGGAGATCGGCATCGGCACGATCGCCGCCGGCGTGGCCAAGGCCAACGCCGATGTGATCCAGATTTCCGGCCATGACGGCGGCACCGGCGCTTCGCCCCTGAGCTCGATCAAGCACGCCGGCAGCCCCTGGGAGTTGGGTCTCACCGAGGTGCACCGATCCCTGCTCCAGAACGGTCTGCGCGATCGCGTGCTGCTGCGGGCCGACGGCGGCCTCAAGACCGGCTGGGATGTGATCCTGGCCGCCCTGCTGGGCGCCGAGGAGTTCGGTTTCGGCTCGGTGGCGATGATTGCCGAGGGCTGCATCATGGCCCGCGTCTGCCACACCAACAATTGCCCCGTGGGCGTGGCCACCCAGAAGGAGGCGCTGCGCAAGCGCTTCACGGGCTTGCCCGAGCACGTGGTGAGTTTCTTCCTGTTCGTCGCTGAAGAGGTGCGGCAGTTGCTGAGCGTGCTCGGTGTGGCGCGGCTGGAGGATCTGATCGGGCGCACCGAACTGCTCGAGCCCCGCTCCATCGCCCTGACCAAGACCCGCTCCCTCGATCTCTCCTGCCTGCTCGATCCGATCGCCGGGGCCGACGATCGCAGCTGGCTCCGCCATGCGCCCGTGGCCCATGGCAACGGGCCGATCCTTGAAGATGACCTCTTGGCAGACATCGACGTGATCGAGGCGATCGAATCCCATGGCCGGGTGAGCCGTTCGCTGGCGATCGTCAACACCGATCGAAGTGTGGGTGCGCGTCTGGCTGGCGAAATCGCCGCCCGCCATGGCAACACCGGCTTCCATGGGGCCGTGAACCTGCGCTTCAAAGGCGCCTCCGGTCAGAGCTTCGGGGCCTTCCTGCTCCAGGGCATGGAGTTGCGCCTGGAGGGTGAGGCCAACGACTATGTCGGCAAGGGGATCAATGGAGGGCGCATCGTTGTGGTGCCACCTCCCGCCGTCAGCGAGGCCGGCCGTCAGGTGATTCTCGGTAACACCTGCCTCTATGGCGCCACCGGCGGCGAGCTGTTCGCCCTCGGCCGCGCCGGTGAGCGTTTCGCCGTTCGCAACAGCGGTGCGCGCACCGTGGTGGAGGGCACCGGTGACCATTGCTGTGAGTACATGACCGGCGGTGTGGTGGTGGTGCTCGGCAGCACGGGCCGCAACGTCGCCGCTGGCATGACCGGTGGTGTGGCCTTCCTGCTCGATGAGCAGGGGGCGCTCTCCTCCCGGCTCAACGGCGAAACCGTCACGCTCCACAGCCTCGAGACCCCCGAGCAGGAGCGCTTGCTCAAGCCCCTGCTGGAGGCGCACCTGGAGCACACCGGGAGCTTGAGGGCGGCCGAGATCCTCGCCAACTGGCCCCAGTGGCGTGGTCGCTTCAAGGTGCTGGTGCCCCCCAGCGAAATCCTGACCGTGGGCCTGGGCCAGCGGGAACCGGTGGTCGCCTGA
- the fusA gene encoding elongation factor G produces MARAYPLERVRNIGIAAHIDAGKTTTTERILFYSGVVHKMGEVHDGAAVTDWMEQERERGITITAAAISTSWKDHRINIIDTPGHVDFTIEVERSMRVLDGVVAVFCAVGGVQPQSETVWRQADRYNVPRIVFVNKMDRTGANFLKVVEQIKDRLKAKGAPIQLPIGAEGDLKGIIDLVSQKAIIYTNDLGTDIIESEIPDDMKEEAAQWRNKLMEVVAETDEELIDAFLENGELTDEQLIKGIRVGVLKHGLVPILCGSAFKNKGVQLMLDAVVDYLPAPVDVPPITGLLPDGTESNRPCDDSAPFSGLAFKVMADPYGKLTFVRIYSGVLQKGSYVLNSTKDKKERISRLILLKADDREEVDELRAGDLGAVLGLKDTTTGDTLCVESDPIILESLFIPEPVISVAVEPKTKGDMEKLSKALQSLAEEDPTFRVSTNPETSQTVIAGMGELHLEILVDRMLREFKVEANIGAPQVSYRETIRGSAKGEGKFARQTGGKGQYGHVVIEMGPGEPGSGFVFVNKIVGGIVPKEYIGPAENGMKETCESGVIAGFPMIDIKVTMVDGSYHDVDSSEMAFKIAGSLAFKDGVKKCNPVLLEPMMKVEVEIPEDYLGSVIGDLSSRRGQVEGQSIDNGQSKVQSKVPLAEMFGYATQLRSMTQGRGIFSMEFSHYEEVPRNVAEAIISKNQGNS; encoded by the coding sequence GTGGCCCGCGCCTACCCTTTGGAACGTGTCAGAAATATCGGTATTGCCGCCCATATTGACGCGGGTAAAACCACCACGACCGAGCGAATTCTGTTCTATTCGGGTGTCGTCCACAAGATGGGGGAGGTGCACGATGGCGCCGCCGTCACCGACTGGATGGAGCAGGAGCGCGAACGCGGCATCACGATCACTGCAGCGGCCATTTCCACCAGCTGGAAGGATCACCGCATCAACATCATCGATACCCCTGGGCACGTTGATTTCACCATCGAGGTGGAGCGCTCGATGCGGGTGCTCGATGGGGTTGTCGCTGTCTTCTGCGCCGTCGGTGGCGTTCAGCCCCAGTCGGAAACGGTGTGGCGCCAGGCTGATCGCTACAACGTGCCCCGCATCGTGTTCGTCAACAAGATGGACCGCACCGGTGCCAATTTCCTCAAGGTTGTCGAGCAGATCAAGGACCGCCTCAAAGCCAAAGGCGCCCCGATCCAGCTGCCGATCGGCGCCGAAGGCGATCTCAAGGGCATCATCGATCTGGTGAGCCAGAAGGCGATCATCTACACCAACGATCTCGGCACCGACATCATCGAATCGGAGATCCCCGACGACATGAAGGAGGAAGCCGCCCAATGGCGGAACAAGCTGATGGAGGTCGTGGCCGAAACCGATGAAGAACTCATCGATGCCTTCTTGGAAAACGGCGAACTCACCGATGAGCAGCTGATCAAAGGCATCCGTGTCGGTGTCCTCAAGCATGGCCTGGTGCCGATCCTCTGCGGCTCCGCCTTCAAGAACAAGGGTGTTCAGCTGATGCTCGACGCCGTGGTCGACTACCTGCCGGCCCCGGTCGATGTGCCGCCGATCACCGGTCTGCTCCCCGATGGCACCGAATCCAACCGTCCCTGTGACGACAGCGCACCGTTCAGCGGCCTTGCCTTCAAGGTCATGGCCGACCCCTACGGCAAGCTCACCTTCGTGCGCATCTACAGCGGTGTGCTTCAGAAAGGCAGCTATGTGCTCAATTCCACCAAGGACAAAAAAGAGCGCATCTCTCGCCTGATCCTGCTCAAGGCCGACGACCGCGAGGAAGTGGACGAGCTGCGGGCGGGCGATCTGGGCGCCGTGCTCGGTCTCAAGGACACCACCACTGGAGACACCCTCTGCGTGGAGAGCGATCCAATCATCCTTGAATCGCTGTTCATCCCCGAACCGGTGATTTCCGTGGCGGTGGAGCCCAAGACCAAGGGCGACATGGAAAAGCTCTCCAAAGCGCTCCAGTCTTTGGCCGAGGAGGATCCCACCTTCCGGGTCTCCACCAACCCCGAAACCAGTCAGACGGTGATCGCCGGCATGGGCGAGTTGCACCTGGAGATCCTCGTGGACCGCATGCTGCGGGAGTTCAAGGTGGAGGCCAACATCGGTGCACCCCAGGTGTCCTATCGGGAGACCATCCGCGGCAGCGCCAAAGGCGAAGGCAAGTTCGCCCGCCAGACCGGTGGTAAAGGCCAGTACGGCCATGTGGTGATCGAAATGGGGCCAGGGGAACCTGGTTCAGGCTTTGTCTTCGTCAACAAGATCGTTGGCGGCATCGTTCCTAAGGAGTACATCGGACCTGCCGAAAACGGCATGAAGGAAACCTGCGAATCCGGCGTGATCGCAGGTTTCCCGATGATCGACATCAAGGTCACCATGGTGGACGGTTCTTACCACGATGTGGACTCTTCGGAGATGGCGTTCAAGATCGCCGGATCCCTGGCCTTCAAAGATGGCGTCAAGAAGTGCAATCCTGTACTTCTTGAGCCGATGATGAAGGTGGAAGTCGAGATCCCCGAGGACTATCTCGGTTCTGTGATCGGCGACCTTTCCTCCCGTCGCGGCCAGGTCGAAGGCCAGTCCATCGACAATGGACAGTCCAAGGTCCAGTCCAAGGTGCCTCTGGCCGAAATGTTCGGCTACGCCACCCAGCTCCGATCCATGACTCAGGGTCGGGGTATCTTCTCGATGGAGTTCAGTCACTACGAGGAAGTCCCTCGGAACGTCGCTGAAGCCATCATCTCCAAGAATCAGGGCAATTCCTGA
- the rpsL gene encoding 30S ribosomal protein S12 → MPTIQQLIRTERQRLTRKTKSPALRSCPERRGVCTRVYTSTPKKPNSALRKVARVRLTSGFEVTAYIPGIGHNLQEHSVVLIRGGRVKDLPGVRYHIIRGTLDTAGVKDRRQSRSKYGAKTPKG, encoded by the coding sequence ATGCCCACGATTCAGCAGCTGATCCGCACCGAACGGCAGCGCCTCACCCGCAAGACCAAGTCCCCCGCCCTGCGCTCCTGCCCGGAACGCCGTGGCGTGTGCACCAGGGTGTACACCTCCACCCCGAAAAAGCCCAACTCGGCGCTCCGCAAGGTGGCCCGGGTGCGCCTCACCTCAGGATTCGAGGTGACCGCGTACATCCCCGGCATCGGCCACAACCTCCAGGAACACTCCGTCGTACTCATCCGCGGCGGCCGTGTGAAGGATCTACCCGGTGTCCGTTATCACATCATCCGCGGGACCCTCGACACCGCAGGCGTGAAGGACCGCCGTCAATCCCGCTCCAAGTACGGAGCCAAGACTCCCAAGGGCTGA